From the Hymenobacter yonginensis genome, one window contains:
- a CDS encoding murein hydrolase activator EnvC family protein — protein sequence MPVRSKRWLAAALLLLSQLAPLGLVPASRVLAQRSASSRKRPAQKSKAQLERERRNTLRRIQEASRILEQTQRQKQASLGQLNALKEKLTVQQGVIRNISSELRYIETDVVQTQTQVQQTQQSLQQLKAEYAKLIYAGSKTANSYNRLMFLFAAESFNQFMLRLRYIRQYAEVRQAQAAQITGTQQRLTQQLTGLQVKKQEKGQLLNTQVAEKNNLVTLKTQQDQVVTKLSQQEQGLRQELADRQRAIGRLDNLIAERVREEIARAARVAAAKAAARAAARERAERATAAAPGRTAPEGAGRTYSEPAEPAAAVRTDRVTLTPETAVLSSSFADNRGSLLWPVAKGFISQRFGRHNHPVLKNVVVENRGVDIQTSAGEPVRAIFDGKVLTVASVPGMNNIVMIQHGEYFTVYAKLRGVSVSEGQTVKMRQQIGTVYTSSEGTSEVQFQVWRNSSNLNPENWLGRH from the coding sequence ATGCCCGTAAGAAGTAAGCGCTGGCTGGCGGCGGCCCTGTTGCTGCTGAGCCAGCTGGCTCCGCTGGGTTTGGTGCCCGCCAGCCGCGTGCTGGCGCAGCGGAGCGCGTCGTCCAGAAAGCGCCCGGCCCAGAAATCAAAAGCCCAGCTGGAGCGCGAGCGGCGCAACACGCTGCGCCGGATTCAGGAAGCCAGCCGCATCCTGGAGCAGACCCAGCGCCAGAAGCAGGCCTCGCTGGGCCAGCTCAACGCCCTCAAGGAAAAGCTGACGGTGCAGCAGGGCGTCATCCGCAACATCTCGTCGGAGCTGCGCTACATCGAAACCGACGTGGTGCAGACCCAGACCCAGGTGCAGCAAACCCAGCAGAGCCTGCAGCAGCTCAAGGCCGAATACGCCAAGCTTATTTATGCCGGCTCGAAAACGGCCAATAGCTATAACCGGCTGATGTTTCTGTTTGCGGCCGAGTCGTTCAACCAGTTCATGCTGCGGCTGCGCTACATCCGGCAGTATGCCGAAGTGCGCCAGGCCCAGGCTGCCCAGATTACGGGCACCCAGCAGCGCCTCACCCAGCAGCTCACGGGCCTGCAGGTGAAAAAGCAGGAAAAAGGCCAGCTGCTCAACACCCAGGTAGCCGAAAAGAACAACCTCGTCACGCTGAAAACCCAGCAAGACCAGGTCGTGACTAAGCTCAGCCAGCAGGAACAGGGCCTGCGCCAGGAGCTGGCCGACCGCCAGCGCGCCATCGGCCGCCTCGATAACCTGATTGCCGAGCGCGTGCGCGAGGAAATAGCCCGCGCCGCCCGGGTGGCCGCCGCCAAAGCTGCGGCCCGCGCCGCCGCCCGCGAGCGGGCCGAGCGGGCCACCGCCGCCGCGCCCGGTCGCACCGCCCCCGAAGGAGCTGGCCGCACCTACTCCGAGCCGGCCGAGCCCGCCGCCGCCGTTCGCACCGACCGGGTAACGCTCACGCCCGAAACGGCGGTTCTGTCGTCGTCGTTTGCCGATAACCGGGGCAGTCTGCTGTGGCCAGTGGCCAAGGGGTTCATCTCGCAGCGGTTTGGCCGCCACAACCACCCGGTGCTGAAGAACGTGGTGGTGGAAAACCGCGGCGTGGATATCCAGACCAGCGCCGGCGAGCCGGTGCGGGCCATTTTCGACGGCAAGGTCCTGACCGTAGCCAGCGTGCCGGGCATGAACAACATCGTCATGATCCAGCACGGCGAGTACTTCACGGTGTACGCCAAGCTGCGCGGCGTGAGCGTAAGTGAGGGCCAGACCGTGAAGATGCGCCAGCAGATCGGCACGGTGTACACCAGCTCCGAGGGCACCTCGGAGGTGCAGTTTCAGGTGTGGCGCAACAGCTCCAACCTCAACCCGGAAAACTGGCTCGGCCGCCATTAG
- a CDS encoding DUF4292 domain-containing protein — translation MSKRIALGLFLAAAVLGGCQKKAIPTKSKASNRPMPEAVRAMNVDFRFLSAKGKAQFDMQGNQQAANINVRIRKDSVIWISASLIGFEGVRAYITRDSVQVLDKLHREYYAGDFAYLSQRLNVPVNFEMVQALLLGNYLPPLNPATEPTVQTDGSVQRVSYEQAGLLVQQLIELGKARVQQLTVNDPATQNKVTVDYTDFRVVERTPQSFAYTTQLQLQQGTTKPTAATISYRTVDVDKERLQFPFSIPKGYARKK, via the coding sequence ATGAGTAAACGCATTGCCCTTGGCCTGTTTCTGGCCGCTGCCGTACTGGGCGGCTGCCAGAAGAAAGCCATCCCCACCAAGTCGAAGGCCAGCAACCGCCCCATGCCCGAGGCGGTGCGTGCCATGAACGTCGACTTCCGCTTTCTGTCGGCGAAAGGCAAGGCCCAGTTTGATATGCAGGGCAATCAGCAGGCGGCCAACATCAACGTGCGCATCCGCAAAGACAGCGTTATCTGGATTTCGGCGTCGCTAATTGGATTTGAGGGCGTGCGCGCCTACATCACCCGCGACTCGGTGCAGGTGCTCGACAAGCTGCACCGCGAGTATTACGCCGGCGACTTCGCTTACCTGAGCCAGCGCTTGAACGTGCCCGTCAACTTCGAGATGGTGCAGGCCCTGCTGCTCGGCAACTACCTGCCGCCCCTCAACCCCGCCACCGAGCCCACCGTGCAGACCGATGGCTCGGTGCAGCGCGTCAGCTACGAGCAGGCCGGCCTGCTGGTGCAGCAGCTCATTGAGCTGGGCAAGGCCCGGGTGCAGCAGCTCACTGTGAACGACCCGGCTACGCAGAACAAGGTGACAGTCGACTACACCGATTTCCGGGTGGTGGAGCGCACGCCGCAGTCGTTTGCCTACACCACGCAGCTGCAGCTGCAGCAGGGTACCACCAAGCCCACGGCCGCCACCATCAGCTACCGCACCGTCGATGTCGACAAGGAGCGGCTGCAGTTTCCGTTTTCGATTCCGAAAGGCTATGCCCGTAAGAAGTAA
- the dut gene encoding dUTP diphosphatase, which yields MQLPVINRSRHPLPEYQTAYAAGLDVRANLDEPVVLKPLQRALIPTGLFMEIPVGYEMQVRPRSGLAYKHGIGIVNSPGTIDADYRGELKVLLVNLSDTDFVVQDGERIAQLVVARHEVIEWQPAETLSETARGAGGYGSTGVQ from the coding sequence ATGCAACTACCCGTCATCAACCGTTCCAGACACCCACTGCCCGAGTACCAGACGGCCTACGCCGCCGGCCTCGACGTGCGGGCCAACCTGGACGAGCCCGTGGTGCTGAAGCCCTTGCAGCGCGCCCTTATCCCCACGGGCCTGTTCATGGAAATTCCGGTGGGCTACGAAATGCAGGTGCGCCCCCGCAGCGGCCTGGCCTACAAGCATGGTATCGGCATCGTGAACAGCCCCGGCACCATTGATGCCGACTACCGCGGCGAGCTGAAGGTGCTGCTGGTAAACCTCTCCGATACCGACTTTGTGGTGCAGGATGGCGAGCGTATCGCGCAGCTGGTGGTGGCCCGCCATGAGGTGATTGAGTGGCAGCCCGCCGAAACGCTGAGCGAAACGGCGCGCGGTGCCGGCGGCTACGGCAGCACCGGCGTGCAATAA
- a CDS encoding sugar nucleotidyltransferase yields the protein MRIIVPMAGMGKRMRPHTLTVPKPLIPIAGKPIVQRLVEDIAKVCGEPVQEVAFIIGRFGAETEKSLVQIAESVGAKGTIHYQDEPLGTAHAILCAQSALTGPVVVAFADTLFKADFTLDSSVPGTIWVQKVEDPKPFGVVKLNEQGQITDFVEKPQEFVSDLAIIGIYYFQDGEYLRSELQYLLDNDIKDKGEYQLTNALENMKNKGTTFVPGRVTEWLDCGNKDATVFTNQRYLEYLQERGENLVAESAKVTNSVLIPPVYVGEGVIITDSVVGPHVSLGNHSNVRASVVSNSIVQTSATVLHANVANSMIGNHATVTGTPDDLSLGDYNTLRV from the coding sequence ATGAGAATTATCGTTCCGATGGCCGGCATGGGCAAGCGTATGCGCCCGCACACCCTTACCGTTCCCAAGCCGCTTATCCCGATTGCGGGCAAGCCAATTGTACAGCGGCTGGTGGAGGACATTGCCAAAGTGTGCGGCGAGCCGGTGCAGGAAGTGGCCTTCATCATCGGGCGTTTCGGGGCTGAAACCGAGAAGAGCCTGGTGCAGATTGCTGAGTCGGTAGGCGCGAAAGGCACCATCCATTACCAGGACGAGCCGCTGGGCACCGCCCACGCCATCCTGTGCGCCCAAAGCGCCCTGACCGGCCCGGTGGTAGTAGCCTTCGCCGATACCCTGTTCAAGGCTGATTTCACGCTTGATTCCAGCGTACCTGGCACCATCTGGGTGCAGAAAGTAGAAGACCCCAAGCCGTTTGGCGTAGTGAAGCTCAATGAGCAGGGCCAGATTACCGACTTCGTAGAGAAGCCCCAGGAGTTTGTGTCCGACCTCGCCATTATCGGCATCTATTACTTCCAGGACGGCGAGTACCTGCGCAGCGAGCTGCAGTACCTGCTCGACAACGACATCAAGGACAAGGGCGAGTACCAGCTCACCAATGCCCTCGAAAACATGAAGAACAAGGGCACCACATTTGTGCCCGGCCGCGTGACCGAGTGGCTGGACTGCGGCAACAAGGACGCCACCGTCTTCACCAACCAGCGCTACTTGGAGTACCTGCAGGAGCGCGGCGAAAACCTGGTTGCGGAATCTGCCAAGGTCACCAACTCCGTATTGATTCCACCAGTGTACGTGGGCGAAGGCGTTATCATCACCGACTCGGTGGTGGGGCCGCACGTGTCGCTGGGCAACCATTCCAACGTGCGCGCGTCGGTGGTGTCGAACTCCATCGTGCAGACGTCGGCTACAGTGCTGCACGCCAACGTGGCCAACTCCATGATCGGCAACCACGCCACCGTCACGGGCACGCCCGACGACCTGAGCCTGGGCGACTACAATACGCTGCGGGTATGA
- a CDS encoding tetratricopeptide repeat protein — MRSVFSSLFLLLALLYLPSEGQAQQRPASAAPAPADQLKPRKLTRKERKELARRAELDAAGRQRQLTERDREMSEAFFVDGVKYVLLEDYNKALERLLKAYALNPTNAAISYKIAETNLLSGNLKDATNFAQAAVRLDPKNAYYYLLLAQAYASQKQYDQATKVYAQLIQDVPDSGYYLFNLADLYLAQGKLDDALATLERAEKQFGPLDEVSFKKQQIYLKQNNLDKALKEGEVLIAANPDEIRYVLAQAEMYAANNRLPDAVRVAEQALRTDPENPQARMILADVYRQQGNTTESEKQIKRAFESPGLDIDDKVRVLVDYIKQLPNPKIEQTALDLAAITVRVHPKEAKAYSVAGDIQTLTNRKEQARNTYLQAIRLDNSRYQIWQQVVLIDAELNQTDSLLRHSEKALELFPNQAPLWFYNGVGYILAKQPAKGVKALEYGRKLATDNPELLAQFDTQLGDAYHELKEYSKSDAAYEAALTFDANNAQALNNYSYFLSMRGEKLDRAKEMSGKLVKQFPDNDTYLDTYAWVLYKQKDYAGARQYLEKALLTSKDATVIEHYGDVLYQLGDKDKAYAEWQRAKQIGGASSLIDRKIKDRKLYE, encoded by the coding sequence ATGCGTAGCGTCTTCTCTTCTTTATTTCTGTTGCTGGCGCTGCTGTATCTGCCCTCCGAGGGGCAGGCACAGCAGCGTCCTGCGTCTGCTGCCCCGGCTCCGGCCGACCAGCTCAAGCCGCGCAAGCTTACCCGCAAAGAGCGGAAGGAGCTGGCGCGCCGGGCCGAGCTGGACGCCGCCGGCCGCCAGCGCCAGCTAACGGAGCGCGACCGGGAGATGAGCGAGGCGTTCTTCGTGGATGGCGTGAAATACGTGCTGCTCGAAGACTACAACAAGGCCCTGGAACGGTTGCTAAAGGCCTACGCCCTCAACCCGACCAACGCGGCCATCAGCTACAAAATAGCCGAAACCAATCTGCTCAGCGGCAACCTCAAGGATGCCACCAACTTCGCGCAGGCTGCCGTCCGGCTCGACCCCAAAAATGCCTACTACTACCTGCTGCTGGCTCAGGCCTACGCCTCGCAGAAGCAGTACGACCAGGCCACCAAGGTCTATGCCCAGCTGATTCAGGACGTGCCGGATTCCGGCTACTACCTGTTCAACTTAGCCGACCTGTACCTGGCCCAGGGCAAGCTCGACGACGCCCTGGCCACGCTGGAACGGGCCGAAAAGCAGTTCGGGCCGCTGGATGAGGTGTCGTTCAAGAAGCAGCAGATTTACCTCAAGCAGAACAACCTCGACAAAGCCCTGAAAGAGGGCGAGGTGCTGATTGCGGCCAACCCCGACGAAATCCGGTACGTGCTGGCCCAGGCCGAAATGTACGCTGCCAACAACCGCCTGCCCGATGCCGTGCGCGTAGCCGAGCAGGCCCTACGCACCGACCCCGAAAACCCGCAGGCCCGCATGATTCTGGCCGACGTGTACCGGCAGCAGGGCAATACCACCGAGTCGGAAAAGCAGATCAAGCGGGCGTTTGAAAGCCCAGGCCTCGACATCGACGACAAGGTGCGGGTGCTGGTCGACTACATCAAGCAGCTGCCCAACCCCAAAATCGAGCAAACGGCGCTGGACCTGGCCGCCATTACGGTGCGCGTGCACCCCAAGGAGGCCAAGGCCTACTCCGTGGCCGGCGACATCCAGACCCTGACCAACCGCAAGGAGCAGGCCCGCAACACCTATCTGCAGGCCATCCGGCTCGACAACTCCCGCTACCAGATCTGGCAGCAGGTAGTGCTCATCGATGCCGAGCTCAACCAGACCGACTCGCTGCTACGGCACTCCGAGAAGGCGCTGGAGTTGTTCCCGAACCAGGCGCCGCTGTGGTTCTACAACGGCGTGGGCTACATCCTGGCCAAGCAGCCGGCCAAAGGCGTGAAAGCGCTGGAATACGGCCGCAAGCTGGCCACCGACAACCCCGAGCTGCTGGCCCAGTTCGACACCCAGCTCGGCGACGCCTACCACGAACTGAAGGAGTACAGCAAGTCCGACGCGGCCTACGAGGCGGCGCTGACCTTCGATGCCAACAATGCGCAGGCGCTCAACAACTACAGCTACTTTCTGTCGATGCGGGGCGAGAAGCTGGACCGCGCCAAGGAGATGTCGGGCAAGCTGGTGAAGCAGTTCCCCGACAACGACACATACCTCGACACCTACGCCTGGGTGCTCTACAAGCAGAAAGACTACGCCGGCGCCCGCCAGTACCTGGAAAAAGCGCTGCTCACCAGCAAAGACGCCACCGTCATCGAACACTACGGCGACGTGCTCTACCAGCTTGGCGACAAAGACAAAGCCTACGCCGAATGGCAGCGGGCCAAGCAGATCGGCGGCGCATCTTCGCTGATTGACCGCAAAATCAAAGACAGGAAATTGTATGAGTAA